In Rhodanobacteraceae bacterium, the following proteins share a genomic window:
- a CDS encoding CHAT domain-containing protein, with the protein MRQAEAAARTGDFAAAHALTAALAQRRPAQADRIRVHMLRRLEADPDRARGLALALALEADVVARKLDGIRAAQGALASGRAHFQLRDYAAAASAVDAALARAGGETRHALVAQVLELRGSIAYRRGDNAAALADFARAESLLAALAPASLARAQAQGRIAAVALSRGEFAVAERMFASAIATAERAAPASTALARLHFNAGLGAFQRRRLGAAQAHAERALALFEAAAPGTAELAMARSQLAEVLSKRGEETRAEALKRAALAQALALSRDSFETLSIRMELAYTLRWQQRADAAREQIDAVLAHEDPQRPETLFLDARQLRAQLALEAGHAASARSELVAILPGYRARQRPLPLAQSLLMLAAAERQLGAPVAAAAALDEALPLVQAIAPETSIEAEAHLERARLLRADAQTEAALASYRRAQQCLERQRDYLGGDEEARARWTARFEVYYREPALWLLQLQRGGEAWEQIERWRAREFLAVLGERQALLAAGWPAALRERAEALAESYLRALRQAAAGTPAALPQAALAAYQAELAARAPRLAALAQTARVDAVAAALPQSSVLLSFLLDTDESHVLVLRAGDREPQLRRLAVGREQLTADVDALRLLLARPDAPAESQAALLRRARDLHARLLAPLGDLIGDARRLLIVADGPLQDLPFAALASRVEPDGQARWLAQDFATTMLASASAWLAAQRLPAPATRWELSALAAAPAGAAGDGRRDSALADLPGARDEAREVSALFAPGARLHLDADATVAVALSALRESRRTHFASHAVLDPRDPLAAWLQLSPDAGDDGRLRAIDLMRGPLLASRLVTLSACETAAGAALGGEGLLGLARAFQYAGVPTVVGTRWRVADRPTQALMRAFYSALAQSQAPDLALQSAQRRMIEQRPGWWARWRGAAELAHPAHWAGFVIVGTSADATRESP; encoded by the coding sequence TTGCGCCAGGCGGAAGCGGCGGCCAGGACGGGCGACTTCGCGGCGGCGCATGCGCTCACCGCCGCGCTGGCGCAGCGACGCCCGGCGCAGGCCGATCGCATCCGCGTGCACATGCTGCGCCGGCTGGAGGCCGACCCCGACCGCGCGCGCGGCCTGGCCCTGGCACTGGCGCTGGAGGCGGACGTGGTCGCGCGCAAGCTCGACGGCATTCGCGCCGCGCAGGGCGCACTGGCCAGCGGGCGGGCGCACTTCCAGCTGCGCGACTACGCGGCGGCGGCGAGCGCCGTGGACGCGGCCCTGGCGCGCGCCGGTGGCGAGACCCGCCACGCGTTGGTGGCGCAGGTGCTGGAGCTGCGCGGATCAATCGCCTACCGGCGCGGCGACAACGCCGCCGCGCTGGCCGATTTCGCGCGCGCCGAGTCGCTGCTGGCGGCGCTCGCGCCGGCCAGCCTGGCGCGCGCGCAGGCACAGGGACGGATCGCGGCGGTGGCGCTGTCGCGCGGCGAATTCGCGGTCGCCGAGCGTATGTTCGCCAGCGCCATCGCCACCGCGGAGCGCGCCGCGCCGGCGAGCACGGCGCTGGCGCGGCTGCACTTCAACGCCGGGCTCGGCGCCTTCCAGCGGCGGCGCCTGGGTGCTGCCCAGGCGCACGCCGAGCGCGCGCTGGCGCTATTCGAGGCCGCCGCGCCCGGCACCGCGGAGCTGGCCATGGCGCGCTCGCAACTGGCCGAGGTGCTGAGCAAGCGCGGCGAGGAGACCCGCGCAGAGGCGCTCAAGCGCGCCGCCCTGGCACAGGCGCTGGCGCTGTCGCGCGACAGCTTCGAGACCCTGTCGATCCGGATGGAGCTGGCCTACACCCTGCGCTGGCAGCAGCGCGCGGACGCGGCGCGGGAACAGATCGATGCGGTGCTGGCGCACGAGGATCCGCAGCGCCCGGAGACCCTGTTCCTGGACGCGCGCCAGTTGCGCGCACAACTGGCATTGGAGGCGGGCCATGCGGCCAGCGCGCGCAGCGAGCTCGTCGCCATCCTGCCAGGCTACCGTGCACGCCAGCGGCCGCTCCCGCTGGCGCAGTCGCTGCTGATGCTCGCGGCGGCCGAACGCCAGCTCGGCGCGCCCGTGGCCGCAGCCGCGGCCCTGGACGAGGCCCTGCCGCTGGTCCAGGCGATCGCGCCCGAGACCTCGATCGAAGCCGAGGCGCACCTCGAACGGGCACGCCTGCTGCGCGCCGACGCGCAGACCGAGGCGGCGCTGGCGAGCTATCGCCGCGCCCAGCAATGCCTGGAGCGCCAGCGCGACTACCTCGGCGGCGATGAGGAAGCGCGCGCCCGCTGGACCGCGCGCTTCGAGGTGTATTACCGCGAACCGGCGCTGTGGCTGCTGCAACTGCAGCGCGGCGGCGAGGCCTGGGAGCAGATCGAACGCTGGCGTGCGCGCGAGTTCCTCGCCGTGCTCGGCGAGCGCCAGGCGCTGCTCGCCGCCGGCTGGCCCGCCGCCCTGCGCGAGCGCGCCGAGGCACTCGCCGAGAGCTATCTGCGTGCGCTCCGCCAGGCCGCAGCGGGCACCCCGGCGGCGTTGCCGCAGGCGGCCCTGGCTGCCTACCAGGCGGAGCTTGCCGCGCGCGCGCCGCGCCTGGCGGCGCTGGCACAGACCGCGCGGGTGGACGCGGTCGCCGCGGCGCTGCCGCAGTCCAGCGTGCTGCTGAGTTTCCTGCTCGACACCGACGAGAGCCACGTGCTGGTGCTGCGCGCCGGCGACCGCGAACCGCAGTTGCGGCGCCTGGCGGTGGGCCGCGAACAGCTCACCGCCGATGTCGACGCGCTGCGCCTGCTGCTGGCGCGCCCGGATGCCCCGGCAGAGTCGCAGGCGGCCTTGCTGCGGCGGGCGCGCGACCTGCATGCGCGCCTGCTCGCGCCACTCGGAGATCTGATCGGCGACGCCCGGCGGCTGCTGATCGTGGCCGACGGTCCACTGCAGGACCTGCCCTTCGCCGCGCTGGCCAGCCGCGTCGAGCCGGACGGGCAAGCGCGCTGGCTGGCGCAGGATTTCGCCACCACCATGCTCGCCTCGGCGAGCGCCTGGCTGGCGGCGCAGCGCCTGCCCGCGCCCGCCACCCGCTGGGAGTTGAGCGCACTGGCCGCCGCCCCGGCGGGCGCCGCGGGCGACGGACGGCGCGACAGCGCGCTGGCCGACCTGCCCGGCGCGCGCGACGAAGCACGCGAGGTCAGCGCGCTGTTCGCGCCCGGCGCGCGCCTGCACCTCGACGCCGACGCCACCGTCGCCGTTGCGCTGTCCGCGCTGCGCGAGTCGCGCCGCACTCACTTCGCCAGCCACGCGGTGCTCGATCCGCGCGATCCACTGGCGGCCTGGCTGCAGCTCAGCCCGGATGCCGGCGACGACGGCCGGCTGCGCGCCATCGACCTGATGCGCGGACCACTGCTGGCCAGTCGCCTGGTCACCTTGTCCGCGTGTGAGACCGCCGCGGGCGCTGCGCTCGGCGGCGAGGGCCTGCTCGGCCTGGCGCGCGCCTTCCAGTACGCCGGCGTGCCGACGGTGGTGGGCACCCGCTGGCGCGTCGCCGATCGCCCCACCCAGGCACTGATGCGGGCCTTCTACTCCGCCCTGGCGCAGTCGCAGGCGCCGGACCTGGCGCTGCAATCGGCGCAGCGCCGGATGATCGAACAGCGTCCAGGCTGGTGGGCCCGCTGGCGCGGCGCCGCCGAGCTCGCGCACCCGGCCCACTGGGCGGGTTTTGTGATCGTCGGCACATCCGCCGATGCCACGCGAGAATCGCCCTAG
- a CDS encoding exodeoxyribonuclease VII small subunit gives MAETKTEPAAPGAIADFEKSLDELESLVSRMEKGDLTLEDSVRAFERGMQLYQNCQKALDEAELRVDLLLKGNDPAGRVRFDPETP, from the coding sequence ATGGCCGAGACCAAGACCGAACCCGCTGCACCTGGCGCCATCGCCGATTTCGAGAAGTCGCTGGACGAACTCGAATCCCTGGTGTCGCGCATGGAGAAGGGCGACCTGACCCTGGAAGATTCGGTGCGCGCCTTCGAGCGCGGGATGCAGCTCTACCAGAACTGCCAGAAGGCACTCGACGAAGCCGAATTGCGCGTGGACCTGTTGCTCAAGGGCAACGATCCGGCCGGGCGCGTGCGCTTCGATCCCGAAACGCCCTGA
- a CDS encoding SDR family NAD(P)-dependent oxidoreductase, whose amino-acid sequence MAGRRVLITGAGSGLGRELAKVYAGRGDRVACVDLYADRADETCKLLPGGGHLALVADVGSDAAMAALKAQVQGAWGGLDVLVNNAGIACGGECAHASAAEWQRTVNINLMGVVRGVREFVPMMEAQKSGRVINVASFAGLAGAPGLGAYGVSKAAVVALSEGMRGELLPKGIFVSVLCPSFFKTRLLESFQGPPDTPLKHIASKLMEQSPIDAAAVARYTVDESERGRFLLLPHKDTRIRWWLKRWMPGVYFRQVMKYVAANARRSRAGG is encoded by the coding sequence ATGGCAGGGCGACGGGTACTGATCACCGGAGCGGGCAGCGGGCTGGGACGGGAACTGGCGAAGGTCTACGCCGGGCGCGGGGACCGCGTGGCGTGCGTCGACCTGTACGCCGACCGTGCCGACGAAACCTGCAAGCTGCTGCCGGGCGGCGGGCACCTGGCGCTGGTGGCCGACGTCGGATCGGACGCCGCGATGGCGGCGCTCAAGGCGCAGGTGCAGGGCGCCTGGGGCGGGCTCGACGTGCTGGTCAACAATGCCGGCATCGCCTGCGGCGGCGAGTGCGCGCACGCCAGCGCGGCCGAGTGGCAGCGCACCGTCAACATCAACCTGATGGGCGTGGTCCGCGGCGTGCGCGAGTTCGTGCCGATGATGGAGGCGCAGAAGAGTGGCCGGGTGATCAACGTCGCCTCCTTTGCCGGCCTCGCCGGTGCGCCGGGCCTCGGCGCCTATGGCGTGTCCAAGGCGGCGGTGGTGGCGCTGTCGGAAGGCATGCGCGGCGAGTTGCTCCCAAAGGGCATCTTCGTGAGCGTGCTCTGCCCCAGCTTCTTCAAGACGCGCTTGCTGGAGTCCTTCCAGGGACCGCCGGACACGCCGCTCAAGCACATCGCCAGCAAGCTGATGGAGCAGAGTCCGATCGACGCCGCCGCAGTGGCGCGCTACACCGTCGACGAGAGCGAGCGCGGCCGTTTCCTGCTGCTGCCGCACAAGGACACCCGCATCCGCTGGTGGCTCAAGCGCTGGATGCCCGGGGTGTACTTCCGCCAGGTGATGAAGTACGTGGCGGCGAATGCGCGCCGCAGCCGCGCGGGCGGCTGA
- a CDS encoding SDR family oxidoreductase: protein MLDMGLDAFHKTVDVNIRGYWYTTQQAARRMKNGGAIVNIASVNGERPAFGQGVYSFSKAAIISMTQAWAKELAQHQVRVNAVLPGLTDTKFASALTTSPAIMKMMMSLIPQQRMAQPGEIAPAALYLLSPASAYVTGVALPVDGGYLA from the coding sequence ATGCTGGACATGGGCCTGGACGCCTTCCACAAGACCGTCGACGTCAACATCCGCGGCTACTGGTACACCACCCAGCAGGCGGCCAGGCGGATGAAGAACGGCGGCGCAATCGTCAACATCGCCAGCGTCAACGGCGAGCGCCCGGCGTTTGGACAGGGCGTCTACTCCTTCTCCAAGGCCGCGATCATCTCGATGACCCAGGCCTGGGCCAAGGAACTCGCGCAGCACCAGGTCCGCGTCAACGCGGTGCTCCCGGGCCTCACCGACACCAAGTTCGCCAGCGCGCTGACCACCTCGCCGGCGATCATGAAGATGATGATGTCGCTGATCCCGCAGCAGCGCATGGCCCAGCCCGGCGAGATCGCCCCCGCCGCGCTCTACCTGCTGAGCCCGGCCTCCGCGTACGTGACCGGCGTCGCGCTGCCGGTGGATGGGGGGTATCTGGCCTGA